The Halomonas sp. THAF5a genome segment TGCTGCAGGAGATCGACCAGCTGTCGACCGGCACCAGCTGCTCGCAGCTGCTGGCGTACAAGCCGATCGACACCCGCATGCGAATTCCGGGCTACTACCCGAGCCCCAAGGAGTGGGAGCTGGCCTCCGAGCCGCTGTTCCAGTTCGAGGACAACGTCTCGCACCTGGCCGGCAGCTACGTGGCCACCGGCGATGACTACTACGCCGAATGCCTGGTGCGCTTCCTCGACAAGTGGTCGCAGGACGAGGCGCTGACCAACTTCTACTACGACTCCATGGAGCCCCAGGCCTGGTTCGCCACCGAATCGATGATCTTCGCCGCGGCCATGGCCTACTCGGTGGTGCGCCCCGAGCTCGAGGGCATGCAGGAGGAGCGCGAGCGGATCGAGGACTGGCTCAACGACCTGGCCCATCAGCACTCCGACATCCAGGGCCAGCCCGGCAACAGCTGCTGCAACAACCACTTCTACCGTCGCGCCCTCTACGGCACCATGGTCGGCGTGCTGACCGAGGACAACGAGCTGTTCCGCTTCGGCGTCAGCGCCATCTACTCGGCGCTGCACGACATCACCGAGGAAGGCGCGCTGCCGATGGAGATCGCCCGTGGACGCCGCGCCACCCACTATCAGAACTACGCGCTGCTCTACCTGATCACCAACATGCAGGTCATCGCACGCCAGGGCTACGACATCTTCGACCTGGAGGTCGAGGGCAACACCATCCACGACGCCGTCGACTTCGCCCTGGAGATCTTCGCGGATCCCGCCGCGCTGGGCGACATGGCGCCCCACGAGCAGTACACCGGCTTCCTCAAGGACAACCAGTACTTCGCCTGGATGGAGATCTATCAGGACCGCTACCACGACTCGCGGATCGCCGACTTCATCCGCCGACAGCGTCCCATCTACAACCGCAGCGCCGGCGGCTACATGACGCTCTACTTCATGGACCCCGACGCCCAGCAGAACATCGTCATGGATGAAACCCAGCGCGAGGACGCCGCGTTCAAGGGCCTGAGCGAGCAGTGAACGCTCGCCCCGACGTTCATCCATCACTTCGAGGCAGACCGACATCATGATCCAGACTCCCCGCGACACCTCACCCACTCGGCAGCCGGCACGGCTGAAGCTGGCCGTCTCGGCCACCCTGGTGGCCTGGCTCGGCGGCTGTGCCTCTACCCCGCAGCCCGACGCCCATGTCACCGCGCCCGTGCCGCCGCAGTACGCGGACTGGTTCGACGGCGGCCAGCCGCGCACCCTGGAATGGATGCACAAGAACACCGTGGACAAGGCCCACCAGCTGCTCGAGCAGGGCCGCAGCCAGCAGGCCATCGCCGAGCTCGAGACGCTGATGCAGAAGGGGTTGCCCAAGGGCTACTACGAGATGGCCAAGATCTTCGATCAGGGCCTGGGCGTGCCCGCCGACCCGGCGCGCGCGGCACGGCTCTATTCCGAGGCCGTCAAGACACCCTCCTACATCACCGGCAACGCCTCGCTGAACCTGGCCAAGCTCTATCGCGAGGGTCGCGGCGTCGAGCGCAACGACGTGCTCGCCTACTACCTGATCCAGCAGGCCATCGAGGAAGAGGTCGGCCCCCGGGCCCAGGCCGCCCTGGCCGAGCTGCTCGTCGAGGGCGGCGACGGCGTCAAGGCCGACCCCGAACAGGCCGCCGCGCTCTACCGGCGCGCCGCCGAGGCCGACAACACGGCCGCCCTCGAGGCCCTGGCCAAGGCCCACGGTCCCGGCGGCTGGCTCGCCGAAGACCGCGGCCTTTCCAGCCAGCACGCCCAGCGCTACGCCGAGCTGCTGGAGCAGGACGCCCGCGCCGGCGACGTCGGCGCGATGAATCAGCTGGCCGGCCTGTTCGCCGAGGACGGCCTGATGGGTCCCCAGCCCCAGCGCCACATGCACTGGCTGAACAAGGCCGCCGAGGCCGGCGATCCCGGCGCCTTGAGTCGGGCCGGCCGCTCGCTGGTGGAAGGCAATGCGCCCCAGCGGGGCCTGGCGATGCTGGAGCAGGCCGCGCTGGACGGTGATACCTCGGCCATGGAAACGCTGGGCAAGCTGATGCTGGAAGGCAACGCCAACGTGCCCGCCAGCCCGGAACGTGCCCAGCACTGGCTGAGCGCGGCGATCGCCCAGGGCTCGACGGATGCCCAGGTCACCCTGGGCCGCGCCCTGCTCGACGGCGACGGACTGCCCGCCAACCCGCGCCGCGGCCTCGAGCTGCTCAAGAAGGCCGCCGAACAGGACGACGCCCTGGCGCTGTCGCTGCTCGGTGCCCACTACCTCGACGATGAGGGCCATGCCAGCCAGCCGCTGCTGGCGCGCGACTACCTGGAGCGCGCCCACGAGCTGGGCCATCCCTACGCCACCCAGCAGCTGGGGCAGATGTACCTGGAAGGCAAGGGGGTGCGAGCCGACGGCCAGCGCGCCGAGGCGCTGCTGAAGGAGGCCGCCGACCAGGGCCAGACCGCCGCCCTGCGCATGCTCGGCGAGGCCTACCTGGAAGGCGAGGTACTGCCCTACCATCCGTCGAGGGCCGAGGAGCTGCTGACGCAGGCCGCCGACGCCGGCGACGCCTCCGCCAAGACGGCACTGGGCGCGGGCTATCTCGAGGGCACGCTCCAGCAGCGCCAACCCTCACGGGGCATCGCCCTGCTGCAGGAGGCCGCCCGAGAGGGCGACGCCTACGCGATGGTGGTGCTGGGCCGCGCCTACCGCAAGGGCGACGGCGTGCCCCGCGACCTGGGCAAGGCCAGCGAGTGGCTGAACCGCGCCCGGGAGGCCGGTCACGACTCGGCCGAGGACGCCCTGTCACGGCTGCGCTACGACCAGGGCAAGGCCGGCAACATCAATGCCCTGGTGGAGGCCGCGGAGGACGGTCACCCCGGCTCCATGGCACGGCTCGGCGAGGCCTTCCTCAACGGCCGCGGCGTGCAGCAGAACCTGAACACCGCGCGCGCCTGGCTGCAGCGCGCCGCCAACGAGGGCCACCCCGGCGCCGCGGCCGATCTGGGGCGGATGTATCTCGAGGGCAAGGGGGTGGCGCGTGACCCCGCCCGCGGCGCCCGCTACCTGCAGCAGGCCGTCGGCGGCGGCCACGTGGGTGCCCGCGGCGATCTGGGCGAGCTGCTGCTCACCGGCGAGGGCCTGAGCGCCGACCCCGAGCGCGGCATGCGCCTGCTCGAGCAGGCCGCCGCCCGCGGCAACAGCGGCGCCCGGCTGGCCCTCGCCGACGCCCTGCTCGAGGGCGAGCACGTCGCCCGGGACACCCGGCGCGGCATCGAGCTGCTGCGCGAGTCCGCCGAGGCCGGCGACGACTATGCCGCCCAGCGCCTCGGCGCCGCCTACCTTGAGGGCAAGGGCGTCGAGCCCGATCCGCAGCAGGCCGAGACCTGGCTCACCCAGGCCAGCGAGGCCGGCAGCCTCTCGGCGCGCACGCTGCTCGGCACCGCGCTGCTGCGCGGGGAAGGCGGCATGAGCGTCGACGCCGCGCGCGGACGCCGCCTGCTCGAGCAGGCCGCCGAGCAGGGCCACGCCGGCGCCCAGGCCACCCTCGGCCGGGAGCTGCTGCGCGGCGAGACCGTCGGCCAGGACCTCCGCCAGGGCGCCGATTACCTGCTGGAGGCCGCGCGCCAGGGCCACGAGACCGCGCGCCTGGCCCTGGCCAAGGCCTACCTGACCGCCAACGGGCTGGAGAACGCCAACCGCGAGCAGGCGCTGCTGTGGCTCGACGAGGTGATGGACGGCAACGGCGAGATGGCCGCCCAGACGCTGCACGACCTGCTGTCCGACGAGGACGCCATGCAGGCGCTGCAGGTGGCATCGGCCGAAAGCTGATGCCGATCGGCCTCTCATGCCGAGAGGCCACACACGACGACGGGCCGGCAGTTTCCTGCCGGCCCGTCGTCGTTCGGGGGAAGGCCCGAGGGCCTACCCGCCGCGGCGCTTATGCAGCGAAGGGGTTAGCCACCGAAGGGATTGCGAAGCACGATGGTCTCGTTGCGATCCGGACCGGTGGAGATGATGTCGATGGAGGTCCCGACCTTCTCCTCGAGGAAGCTGATGTAGGCGCGGGCGTTGGCCGGCAGGTCCTCGACGCGCTTGACGCCCAGGGTCGACTCGCTCCAGCCCGGCAGGTCCTCGTAGACCGGCTCGATGGCTTCATAGCCTTCGGAGTCGATCGGGGTGTCGAGCACCTCGCCATCCTTGCTGCGATAGCCGACGCAGACGCGGATGTTCTCCAGGCCGTCGAGCACGTCGAGCTTGGTCAGGCAGATGCCGGAGACCGAGTTGATCTGCACCGCGTGGCGCAGCGCCACGGCATCGAACCAGCCGCAGCGACGCGCGCGCCCGGTGGTGGCGCCGAACTCGTGCCCCTTCTCCGCCAGGTGGCGGCCGTGGTCGTCGAACAGCTCGGTCGGGAAGGGACCGGAGCCGACGCGGGTGGTGTAGGCCTTGGTGATGCCCAGCACGTAGTCCAGGTAGAGCGGCCCCACGCCGGAACCGGTGGCGGTACCGCCGGCGGTGGTGTTGGAGCTGGTCACGTAGGGATAGGTGCCGTGATCGATGTCGAGCAGCGAGCCCTGGGCGCCCTCGAAGAGGATGTTATCCCCCGCGCGACGCATGTCGTGGACCAGAGAGACGGCGTCGCAGACCATCGGGCGCAGCTCTTCGGCCATGGCCATGGCCTCGTCGAAGACCTGCTGGAAGTCCACCGGCTCCTCGCGGTGGTACTCCTTGAGCACGAAGTTGTGGTACTGCAGCACCTCGCCGAGCTTGGAGGCGAAGCGCTCGCGGTGCAGCATGTCGCCCAGGCGCAGGCCGCGACGCGCGACCTTGTCCTCGTAGGCCGGGCCGATGCCGCGACCGGTGGTGCCGATCTTGGCGATGCCGCGATCCTTCTCGCGGGCCTGGTCCAGGCGCACGTGATAGGGCAGGATCAGCGGGCAGGCCGGCGACAGGCGCAGGCGCTCGCGCACCGGCACGCCCTTGTCCTCGAGCTCGCGGATCTCCTTCATCAGCGCCTCGGGCGACAGCACCACGCCGTTGCCGATCACGCAGAGCTTGTCCTCGCGCAGGATCCCCGAGG includes the following:
- a CDS encoding adenylosuccinate synthase translates to MGKNVVVLGTQWGDEGKGKVVDLLTESASAVVRFQGGHNAGHTLVIDGEKTVLHLIPSGILREDKLCVIGNGVVLSPEALMKEIRELEDKGVPVRERLRLSPACPLILPYHVRLDQAREKDRGIAKIGTTGRGIGPAYEDKVARRGLRLGDMLHRERFASKLGEVLQYHNFVLKEYHREEPVDFQQVFDEAMAMAEELRPMVCDAVSLVHDMRRAGDNILFEGAQGSLLDIDHGTYPYVTSSNTTAGGTATGSGVGPLYLDYVLGITKAYTTRVGSGPFPTELFDDHGRHLAEKGHEFGATTGRARRCGWFDAVALRHAVQINSVSGICLTKLDVLDGLENIRVCVGYRSKDGEVLDTPIDSEGYEAIEPVYEDLPGWSESTLGVKRVEDLPANARAYISFLEEKVGTSIDIISTGPDRNETIVLRNPFGG
- a CDS encoding alginate lyase family protein; amino-acid sequence: MPRRLLAGLSLALCGLGAGGLSTAQAMTLEERAELDLSNYEVKDPDASYFDVEKRMAQLENTDNAILLQEIDQLSTGTSCSQLLAYKPIDTRMRIPGYYPSPKEWELASEPLFQFEDNVSHLAGSYVATGDDYYAECLVRFLDKWSQDEALTNFYYDSMEPQAWFATESMIFAAAMAYSVVRPELEGMQEERERIEDWLNDLAHQHSDIQGQPGNSCCNNHFYRRALYGTMVGVLTEDNELFRFGVSAIYSALHDITEEGALPMEIARGRRATHYQNYALLYLITNMQVIARQGYDIFDLEVEGNTIHDAVDFALEIFADPAALGDMAPHEQYTGFLKDNQYFAWMEIYQDRYHDSRIADFIRRQRPIYNRSAGGYMTLYFMDPDAQQNIVMDETQREDAAFKGLSEQ
- a CDS encoding tetratricopeptide repeat protein, whose translation is MIQTPRDTSPTRQPARLKLAVSATLVAWLGGCASTPQPDAHVTAPVPPQYADWFDGGQPRTLEWMHKNTVDKAHQLLEQGRSQQAIAELETLMQKGLPKGYYEMAKIFDQGLGVPADPARAARLYSEAVKTPSYITGNASLNLAKLYREGRGVERNDVLAYYLIQQAIEEEVGPRAQAALAELLVEGGDGVKADPEQAAALYRRAAEADNTAALEALAKAHGPGGWLAEDRGLSSQHAQRYAELLEQDARAGDVGAMNQLAGLFAEDGLMGPQPQRHMHWLNKAAEAGDPGALSRAGRSLVEGNAPQRGLAMLEQAALDGDTSAMETLGKLMLEGNANVPASPERAQHWLSAAIAQGSTDAQVTLGRALLDGDGLPANPRRGLELLKKAAEQDDALALSLLGAHYLDDEGHASQPLLARDYLERAHELGHPYATQQLGQMYLEGKGVRADGQRAEALLKEAADQGQTAALRMLGEAYLEGEVLPYHPSRAEELLTQAADAGDASAKTALGAGYLEGTLQQRQPSRGIALLQEAAREGDAYAMVVLGRAYRKGDGVPRDLGKASEWLNRAREAGHDSAEDALSRLRYDQGKAGNINALVEAAEDGHPGSMARLGEAFLNGRGVQQNLNTARAWLQRAANEGHPGAAADLGRMYLEGKGVARDPARGARYLQQAVGGGHVGARGDLGELLLTGEGLSADPERGMRLLEQAAARGNSGARLALADALLEGEHVARDTRRGIELLRESAEAGDDYAAQRLGAAYLEGKGVEPDPQQAETWLTQASEAGSLSARTLLGTALLRGEGGMSVDAARGRRLLEQAAEQGHAGAQATLGRELLRGETVGQDLRQGADYLLEAARQGHETARLALAKAYLTANGLENANREQALLWLDEVMDGNGEMAAQTLHDLLSDEDAMQALQVASAES